Within Rhodopirellula halodulae, the genomic segment GACAACACATCGCCGTCCGCAATCGTAACCGGTGCCTCCGCCGGATTGGGGCTGCATGTCTGCAGGCGACTGCTTCGCGAGAATTACCGGCTCACCATGTTGGGCCGAAACGCGGACCGGTTGCGAGACGCGGAGAGGTCGCTGCGAGAGGAATTTCCGCGATCGGAAGTGAAGGCGTTCGCGGGCGACGCGTGTGATGCAGATTCAATGAATCGGATGGTGGCGGAACACGTTCAGCGTTTCGAATCGCTCGATGCGCTGGTGAACGTGGTTGGACGCAGCGACCGAGGCTTGTTGATTCACAGTTCCGCGGAAGAGCTGGAATCGCTATTCCGTGACAACGTCATTTCCGCTTGGACCTGTTCCCGCGCGGTTCACGAATCGCTCCAGCAGACTCGTGGTGCAATCGTCAATCTTGGTTCGCTTGCCTCTCGCGTGGCGCCGCGTTATCTGGGTGGCTACGTGATCGCCAAGCATGCGCTGGTCGGTTTCTCGCGACAGCTTCGAATGGAATTGGAATCGGACGGCATTCACGTGGGCGTCG encodes:
- a CDS encoding SDR family NAD(P)-dependent oxidoreductase, which produces MGVSRDNTSPSAIVTGASAGLGLHVCRRLLRENYRLTMLGRNADRLRDAERSLREEFPRSEVKAFAGDACDADSMNRMVAEHVQRFESLDALVNVVGRSDRGLLIHSSAEELESLFRDNVISAWTCSRAVHESLQQTRGAIVNLGSLASRVAPRYLGGYVIAKHALVGFSRQLRMELESDGIHVGVVCPGPIRRDDDLPIDRYQTDTKTGVPATAAQPGGGAKLKGLPPEQVADAVLKCIMQRKIEIVMPGKVRALMAVNAISPKLADWLLAKSTA